A single genomic interval of Lodderomyces elongisporus chromosome 8, complete sequence harbors:
- the QDR3 gene encoding MFS antiporter qdr3, with translation MSHHHNQFSGQPTNTAGIDHGDDTSENISLASTEYSEHQHNRHTEVNPITHSVKESSDSSQHQQHQHQHQHQHQQHQNQHQFENPLGDENDDNDGKATPYNPPTPILGPLADLERSITSFESLQHRDLSHFQTARTTQTNQTNKTNKTNQTNASSKTLRVKRSERRGLLSQLVVIPEYYDARDYPLKIKYFIVGIIALASITGPMGTSIMLPAIDDIVDKLDTTVSMVNVSVGIYLLSLGIFPLWWSSFSERFGRRSVYFISFVLFVAFSIGTSLSPNISALIVLRVLQGGSSASVQAVGAGTIADLFVPQERGKAMGWYYLGPLMGPFLAPILGGAVSQAWGWRATQWLLMIFAACNLISITFFLPETLRKLDNLALLKNIMKQAQGAEPIDEKEKTEENVQQNEKEKSENSDDSSFQGEEILPTRQQQQQQQQQQQQQHQQHNKNQTKGHHDPHILTDNQDQDLQRVATNMSRRSSARSVRSIIEDDEDEGPIMDPVMPTLSRLTTNRSSYSRKLQQSYVAGEIRRSMSNMGVATEELPREENGIGATNTSTSLTQPPSLNKRAEFKRNCYDLIIRPLHSLVLLKHPPVVLVILYSGISFAVIYFFNMTISYEYAREPYKFSQIIVGLMYIPNSVTYLAASMIGGRWNDHLLNKYAEKHGELVPESRISWNIVLAVILYPMACLIFGWTIKYGEFWLVPLIGTAICGFASMLVIGATVTYLVDTLPGKGATGVALNNLIRQILAAVATFIVEPLLVAIGPGILFSILMGILTVASLILLYLKRKGAYFREHYDLMKLYDKL, from the coding sequence ATGTCACATCATCATAATCAATTCTCTGGCCAACCAACAAACACTGCTGGTATTGATCACGGCGACGATACTTCAGAAAACATTTCATTAGCGTCTACAGAATACTCAGAGCATCAGCATAATCGGCATACTGAAGTCAATCCCATAACGCATTCAGTTAAAGAGTCGAGCGACAGCAGTCAACATcagcagcaccagcaccagcaccagcaccagcaccaacagcaccaaaatcaacatcaatttgAAAACCCTCTTGGCGACGAAAATGATGACAATGACGGAAAAGCAACCCCGTATAACCCACCAACACCCATCCTTGGTCCCCTAGCTGATCTCGAACGAAGTATTACTTCATTTGAATCACTTCAACATCGAGACTTGTCACATTTCCAAACAGCTCGCACGACGcaaacaaatcaaactaataaaacaaacaaaactaaTCAGACCAATGCATCGAGCAAAACATTACGAGTCAAGAGACTGGAAAGAAGAGGTTTACTAAGCCAGTTGGTTGTCATTCCAGAATACTATGACGCAAGAGACTATCCACTAAAAATCAAATACTTCATTGTTGGGATTATAGCATTGGCTTCAATTACTGGTCCCATGGGTACTTCCATCATGTTACCGGCAATCGATGATATTGTCGATAAACTAGATACTACAGTGAGTATGGTCAATGTCTCCGTTGGTATATACCTTTTATCCCTAGGTATTTTCCCACTTTGGTGGTCTTCTTTTAGTGAAAGATTTGGGAGAAGATCAGTTTACTTTATTAGTTTTGTCCTCTTTGTTGCATTCAGTATTGGTACATCTTTGTCACCAAATATTAGCGCATTAATAGTTTTAAGAGTTCTACAAGGTGGCTCCTCGGCAAGTGTCCAGGCAGTGGGGGCAGGTACAATTGCAGATTTGTTTGTGCCTCAGGAAAGAGGTAAGGCTATGGGATGGTACTACCTAGGTCCATTAATGGGCCCATTTTTGGCTCCTATATTGGGTGGTGCAGTATCACAAGCATGGGGCTGGAGAGCAACTCAATGGTTATTAATGATATTTGCCGCTTGCAATCTAATCAGTATCACTTTCTTCTTACCTGAGACATTAAGGAAGCTTGATAATTTGGCATTATTGAAGAATATAATGAAGCAGGCGCAAGGAGCCGAGccaattgatgaaaaagaaaagacagAGGAGAATGTgcaacaaaatgaaaaagagaaactgGAAAATAGCGATGACTCTAGTTTTCAAGGTGAAGAGATATTACCCAcacgacaacaacaacaacaacaacaacaacaacaacaacagcaacatcaacaacacaaCAAGAACCAAACTAAAGGCCACCATGATCCACATATTCTAACAGATAATCAAGACCAGGATTTACAACGCGTTGCAACCAATATGAGTCGAAGATCAAGCGCAAGATCGGTTCGGTCTATAATTGAAGACGACGAAGACGAGGGTCCCATTATGGATCCAGTGATGCCCACTTTGTCTCGATTGACAACTAATCGATCGTCATACTCACGCAAATTGCAACAATCATACGTTGCAGGCGAGATTCGTCGTTCAATGTCCAATATGGGGGTAGCAACTGAAGAGTTACCTCGAGAAGAAAACGGAATTGGGGCAACAAACACTTCAACTCTGCTTACACAGCCACCATCTTTGAATAAAAGAGCCGAGTTTAAACGTAATTGTTACGATTTGATCATTCGTCCACTCCACTCGcttgttcttttgaaaCACCCACCTGTTGTGCTTGTTATTCTCTACTCTGGAATATCATTTGCAgtaatttatttcttcaacaTGACCATTTCGTACGAATATGCTCGTGAACCTTATAAGTTTAGTCAAATTATTGTTGGGTTGATGTATATCCCCAATTCAGTAACATACCTTGCTGCCTCAATGATTGGTGGTCGATGGAATGATCATTTGTTAAACAAATACGCTGAAAAGCATGGTGAGCTAGTCCCCGAATCACGTATATCTTGGAACATTGTTCTTGCCGTAATTCTATACCCAATGGCGTGCCTCATCTTTGGATGGACAATCAAGTATGGTGAGTTTTGGCTCGTTCCCTTGATTGGCACTGCAATTTGTGGGTTTGCCTCGATGTTGGTGATTGGTGCAACAGTCACTTACCTAGTGGATACTTTGCCTGGTAAAGGTGCAACTGGAGTAGCATTAAACAATTTAATCAGACAGATCTTGGCTGCTGTGGCTACCTTTATTGTTGAGCCCTTGTTGGTAGCAATTGGTCCTGGTATTTTGTTTAGTATATTGATGGGCATATTGACGGTGGCATCATTAATCTTGTTGtacttgaaaagaaaaggtgCGTATTTTAGAGAACATTACGATTTGATGAAACTCTACGATAAATTGTGA
- the EXO84 gene encoding exocyst complex component exo84, translated as MYRDRGKSKGNWSRQEGRAGGGAGGGGAGTSNPYSNLNLSRVETNRSYISVAERGDLYGTTGSRGLGGKAPQSNFHGNSSNNYNNGNNKGNNTLQVPGAYSNQNNDRQHNRRYSIHTAAHQHGRSFSNSNFDTSNAPQLPNLPQGMTMNSKPKPKPLTISQEILKGLDQSTAGDIDDYYKSLVKQKQIVTRDFKDNINQNQKNVMALTKDLKETQEELLNMRHTTKDLFEVLDSFKETAERRLSLERENLGATQMSQQSQQSQKSEKDKRKDRSSILLLEKNWAKELQSLFKHVDGASKFIQPLPGRHVLAESGRWHEVNAGTWKPSNPGHLFVLNDLLLIAAKKTSTNTNNKLDQKGIGVGGGAGGGAGTKSNKLQAIQCLPLTSVTMTKITPPKTDPNLYFISIKTKSLNYVYQTDRYDHFVKITDAFNKGKNEMIHEQRVMRGSVSMENNRPVSVSETQEEKKQLRDSLRNSGSHEMNGAVDEHGKRISGSFRRSGTLSGTNSKRNSSEFVLHDISARVHSRNKSHDFQSSTYNYASGNGKSEFFNSMKNLEGEFDDVDINISRNKFADAVQLVTAIEKRLLKFENYLAKQRNSASSLANQTDESLLLEVTKLKVENRKDEIIQCLLFDLSNRSSKLTASEVSEIIILFQQLDHLESGIQAFLDATSLHLASMVSKLIVSLQGSTKIDVVNYLSNLMVINVAIVQRTINIYKSKINPILAESGQGIDSSGLIDWCIEEFKKLNKTIKKHLYGTLLIIDGHNFETDEPVYSVKDEKLYGDFLNIMNQELEELRMVGLDVEYIFEPLMNLQ; from the coding sequence ATGTATAGAGATAGAGGGAAAAGTAAAGGCAATTGGCTGAGGCAAGAAGGAAGAGCAGGAGGCGGAgcaggaggaggaggagcaGGAACTTCGAACCCATACTCCAATCTAAATCTTTCCCGTGTGGAGACCAATAGAAGTTACATCAGTGTTGCTGAAAGAGGAGATCTCTATGGTACTACTGGGTCGAGAGGTTTGGGCGGAAAAGCTCCACAATCTAATTTTCATGGAAATTCGAGCAACAACTATAACAATGGCAATAATAAAGGCAACAACACTTTGCAAGTTCCTGGTGCATATTCCAATCAAAACAATGATCGTCAACATAATCGTCGTTATAGTATACATACTGCGGCTCACCAACATGGGAGGTCATTCTCCAATAGCAATTTTGATACGTCCAATGCTCCACAACTACCCAACTTGCCTCAAGGAATGACAATGAattcaaaaccaaaaccaaaaccattGACCATTCTGCAAGAGATACTAAAGGGGCTTGACCAAAGTACCGCAGGAGACATTGACGATTATTACAAGTCTTTggtaaaacaaaagcaaattgTAACCAGAGATTTCAAGGACAATATCAAccagaatcaaaaaaatgtaaTGGCATTGACCAAAGACCTTAAGGAAACTCAAGAGGAATTGTTGAATATGAGACACACAACAAAGGatttgtttgaagttttgGATCTGTTTAAGGAAACAGCTGAACGTCGACTCAGTCTCGAGCGAGAAAATCTTGGTGCTACTCAGATGCTGCAACAACTGCAGCAACTGCAAAAGAGCGAAAAAGACAAGAGAAAAGATCGATCTTCTATCTTgcttttggaaaagaactGGGCGAAAGAGTTGCAGTCACTATTCAAACATGTTGATGGAGCTTCGAAATTTATACAACCACTACCTGGCCGACACGTGCTTGCAGAAAGTGGGAGATGGCACGAGGTTAATGCCGGTACATGGAAACCGAGCAACCCGGGAcatttgtttgtgttgAACGATTTGTTATTGATTGCAGCAAAAAAGACTCTGACAAATACCAATAACAAGTTGGACCAGAAAGgcattggtgttggtggtggtgctggtggtggtgctggcACAAAGTCTAATAAACTACAAGCAATTCAATGTTTACCATTGACTCTGGTTACAATGACAAAAATCACCCCTCCGAAAACAGATCCAAACTTATATTTTATCAGTATCAAGACCAAGTCCTTAAACTATGTGTATCAAACTGATAGGTATGATCATTTTGTTAAAATCACAGATGCATtcaacaaaggaaaaaacgAAATGATACACGAACAAAGAGTGATGAGAGGATCAGTCAGCATGGAGAATAACCGGCCTGTGTCAGTTAGTGAGAcacaagaggaaaagaagcaatTACGGGACTCTTTGCGGAACTCTGGCTCTCATGAAATGAACGGAGCCGTTGACGAACATGGAAAGCGAATAAGTGGTAGCTTTAGAAGAAGCGGCACGTTGAGTGGTACCAACAGTAAGAGAAACTCTTCAGAGTTTGTTTTGCACGATATAAGTGCCCGAGTGCATTCGCGTAACAAGTCTCATGACTTTCAAAGTAGTACTTATAACTATGCATCTGGAAATGGTAAATCTGAGTTTTTCAACAGTATGAAAAACTTGGAAGGCGAATTTGACGATGTGGATATTAATATCTCACGCAACAAATTCGCTGACGCTGTGCAACTAGTGACTGCGATTGAAAAGAGATTGCTAAAGTTTGAAAACTATTTGGCTAAACAGAGAAACAGTGCTTCATCCTTAGCCAATCAAACTGACGAGTCGTTGCTTCTCGAAGTGACCAAATTGAAAgttgaaaatagaaaagatgAGATTATACAGTGTCTTTTGTTTGACCTCCTGAATCGTAGTTCAAAGCTTACAGCATCGGAGGTATCAGAAatcattattcttttccaacAATTGGATCATTTGGAATCTGGTATCCAAGCATTCCTTGACGCAACATCACTACACCTTGCAAGTATGGTCTCTAAATTGATTGTTAGTTTACAAGGTAGCACCAAGATTGATGTAGTCAATTATCTATCCAATCTCATGGTCATCAATGTGGCTATTGTCCAAAGAACAATTAATATTTACAAACTGAAAATAAATCCAATATTAGCAGAGCTGGGCCAGGGCATTGACTCATCAGGTTTAATAGATTGGTGCATTGAGgaattcaaaaaattgaataaaaCTATAAAGAAACATCTATACGGTACATTGTTGATTATCGATGGACATAATTTTGAGACTGATGAGCCAGTGTATAGTGTCAAAGATGAGAAACTATACGGAGATTTCCTTAACATTATGAATCAAGAGTTGGAAGAGTTGCGTATGGTGGGGTTGGACGTAGAGTACATTTTTGAACCGCTAATGAACTTGCAGTAG
- the VPS15 gene encoding Serine/threonine-protein kinase (BUSCO:EOG092602OP), with translation MGPRLSLLAPSAPTVAVSSYIDALEDYKFVELLSDSRFLKTIKALDKRTGYWVIIKLIIKPSTPNYTIQFNGLLELLVKQSSLLVPISNTLTWHKIIETDRAGYLIRQMGKINLYDRLSMRPFLEPIEKLFITFQLLRVVSELHSLNIHHGDLRSENIIVTSSNWVFLTDFAGLIKPVYLPEDNPNQFSFYFDTSDRRVCYIAPERFYHSRNQHHKVVSNFDENGVFKLRHGVTDEMDLFGLGCVIAELWLDGEPTFTLSQLFKFMRGEYTPDLTSIPNKGIIKLIQKLINVNPEERTGAKELLEEFRGSCFPTYFYTFLYEFMEKLNSHEEILPSRSAATTATATTEENRNNYMSSSISDVKLNYIYDSFLEICKNLHLDYFPSKQTLDTKELFPMRVNIPGLPFNFQLRPSKRQGVQGHQSKDKYNSDNGDKDIKNYEKEKEKEKEHVDDDNDDNDEEGDGNVNEPALVILNYVTSLLKSLKFVDSKIKCCELILVLSNHLNDESKLDRSLPFLCTIIDEYIEIKSSSASAAASAFGAASASEVSAKVVCVALQAVTTLVMSCSYITPINVLLFPDYLLPKLQILLNLKVSPESQSMINSCVARCLPYLAMVAKRFWTMSKAFKAGALLGQTAIISPDDVLRSVTTTTTTTTTTMTIPKSQLDQKFKDLALLILTDADAAVKVSLLENILPLCQFFGKEKTNDIILPHLISYMNDSNVTLRLAFLSAVLSLGSFIGSLTLQQYILPLLIQTVGEGDQLIVLKILEIFNFIVKKKLINAKTEFNALEIYTELLSSSLYLLLHPNEWIRQSLISLIIAISDNLSDADRYCFLYPLIKGYLVYDIFHINWDTLYPSLTRPISKQVFEMTCTWAQSYTSKSLFWQKRMNFSLVQQQQIHQHQVQSRNDKSSKNGGILSFSKNMGKSVYLPKMGTVISYNSGRSKESVPLSSEDKTWLLKLKSIGIDDKSLWKLFVLREYIYRVSRTPSKNLSRFEMTMTTPRNIFLNVVYKTENIGLSSNQKQKQKQDHQKSDQEQKREQKQQQKQKQKQKLFLSSSHGESVIHRSEDAISTRSIEHDSHQTLVLPNMERIVASLQTVETNVFGEMESSKGIVAKPSWINNPCVLHKVFHVDENGRVTMCHIQHTYEGNNPFIWNFLQTLPISPTLDNFAEFGKVINSRSKTNVDDIDVPEIFSLNVRRASENIDAFTCLAIAPGNEFFVTGTENGRIAIWDISQLHDLARAKNPSQQLDLTSRITSVTFLHNRFCFVVTTRDGTIRILRIEANRNKAKKIIKFMKPTLIREVQVDTFISHTKVIGQTLYAIDYQSKINIYDMITMEKESHSLQNPLAYGTVTSFISGEAEKSWILLGTNKGYLSLWDLRFKLLLKSWRVEINDKGDGKISVDNIVSLNIARKSRTNQSTAGGTAGHSRYPNSNSITIVVKSSPDDIETTWEIPSLDCQSVTKKGKSVQYRCRLVEISSEVTLDEIALMLDDLKLNLK, from the coding sequence ATGGGTCCACGGTTGTCATTATTGGCCCCGCTGGCTCCGACTGTGGCAGTCTCCTCATACATTGATGCTTTAGAAGATTACAAATTTGTTGAACTTCTTAGCGATTCTCGATTCCTCAAAACAATCAAGGCTCTAGATAAGCGCACTGGGTATTGGGTCATCATAAAACTCATTATAAAACCCTCGACTCCAAACTATACAATCCAGTTCAACGGGCTTCTTGAACTATTGGTGAAACAGTCTTCACTACTAGTCCCCATATCAAATACGTTAACATGGCATAAGATTATTGAAACAGACCGCGCCGGGTACCTCATTAGACAAATGGGGAAGATCAACTTGTACGATCGACTATCAATGCGACCGTTTTTGGAGCCTATTGAAAAGCTCTTTATTACTTTTCAGTTATTAAGAGTTGTTAGCGAGCTACATTCATTGAATATCCACCATGGAGATCTTCGCTCTGAAAACATCATTGTTACTTCATCCAACTGGGTATTTCTCACTGACTTTGCCGGACTTATCAAACCTGTATACTTGCCAGAGGATAACCCCAACCAATTCTCGTTTTATTTTGATACTTCGGATAGAAGAGTCTGCTACATAGCGCCAGAAAGATTTTATCACAGCCGTAACCAGCACCACAAGGTAGTACTGAATTTTGACGAGAATGGGGTGTTCAAGTTGCGACATGGTGTTACTGATGAGATGGACTTGTTTGGATTAGGATGTGTTATCGCGGAATTGTGGTTGGATGGCGAGCCAACTTTTACACTTTCGCAATTATTCAAATTTATGAGAGGCGAGTATACTCCTGATTTAACAAGTATTCCGAACAAAGGAATCATCAAGCTCATACAGAAATTGATCAATGTGAATCCAGAAGAGCGTACTGGGGCAAAAGAGCTACTTGAGGAATTTCGAGGTTCTTGTTTTCCAACATATTTCTACACTTTTTTGTATGAATTTATGGAAAAGCTAAATAGCCATGAAGAAATTTTGCCACTGCGGTCTGcggcaacaacagcaacggCAACAACAGAAGAAAACCGAAATAATTACATGCTGAGCTCTATCAGTGATGTCAAACTCAATTATATCTACGATTCGTTTCTAgaaatttgcaaaaacttACACCTTGATTATTTTCCttcaaaacaaacattAGATACTAAGGAACTTTTTCCCATGCGTGTTAATATTCCAGGATTGCCATTCAACTTTCAACTTCGACCGAGCAAAAGACAAGGCGTCCAAGGTCATCAAAGCAAAGACAAATACAATTCTGATAATGGCGATAAAGATATCAAAAattatgaaaaagaaaaagaaaaagaaaaagaacacgttgatgatgataatgatgacaaCGACGAAGAAGGTGATGGTAATGTTAACGAGCCGGCTCTCGTTATCCTCAATTATGTCACGTCATTATTGAAATCTTTGAAATTTGTTGACTCCAAAATCAAATGCTGCGAGTTAATTTTGGTACTTTCCAATCATCTCAACGACGAGTCAAAACTTGACCGTTCGCTACCATTTCTTTGCACCATTATAGATGAATACATTGAAATCAAATCTTCCAGCGCGTCTGCTGCTGCCTCGGCCTTTGGTGCTGCATCTGCAAGTGAAGTTTCAGCCAAAGTTGTTTGTGTTGCATTGCAAGCTGTGACCACTCTCGTCATGTCATGCTCTTACATCACACCTATCAATGTACTTCTTTTCCCAGACTATCTATTACCGAAACTACAAATCCTTTTGAATTTAAAAGTTAGTCCCGAGTCACAATCCATGATTAATAGCTGTGTAGCCAGGTGTCTACCGTATCTTGCCATGGTGGCAAAAAGGTTCTGGACAATGTCGAAAGCATTCAAGGCTGGTGCTCTTTTAGGTCAGACCGCAATTATCTCGCCTGATGATGTTTTGAGATCagtcacaacaacaacaacaacgacaacgacaacaatgACTATTCCCAAGTCACAACTCGACCAAAAATTCAAAGACCTCGCgttgttgatattgacTGATGCAGATGCCGCGGTGAAGGTGAGTTTACTTGAAAATATCTTACCATTGTGCCAATTTTTTGGGAAGGAGAAAACGAATGATATTATATTGCCACACTTGATATCTTACATGAATGACTCGAATGTTACACTCAGGTTGGCTTTTCTCTCGGCTGTACTTTCTTTGGGTTCATTCATCGGATCACTAACACTACAACAGTATATTCTCCCGTTATTGATACAAACCGTTGGTGAGGGTGACCAGCTTATTGTTTTAAAAATTCTTGAAATATTTAATTTCATTGTCAAGAAAAAACTAATTAATGCAAAGACTGAATTTAATGCGCTCGAGATTTATACCGAGCTTTTATCAAGCTCGCTTTACTTGTTATTACATCCAAACGAATGGATCCGGCAATCTTTGATTAGTTTGATCATTGCTATTAGTGATAACCTCAGCGATGCTGATAGATATTGCTTTCTATACCCATTGATCAAAGGCTACTTGGTATACGATATTTTCCACATTAATTGGGATACCCTATATCCTAGTTTAACTAGACCAATTAGCAAGCAGGTGTTTGAAATGACTTGCACGTGGGCACAAAGCTATACAAGTAAATCGCTATTCTGgcagaaaagaatgaatttttctttagttcagcaacagcaaattcatcaacatcaagtGCAGTCTAGAAATGACAAGCTGTCAAAAAACGGAGggattctctctttctccaaGAATATGGGAAAGTCAGTATACCTTCCGAAAATGGGTACTGTAATCTCTTATAATAGTGGAAGAAGCAAAGAGAGTGTTCCGTTAAGCTCTGAGGACAAAACTTGGCTTTTGAAACTTAAATCTATTGGTATCGACGACAAATCGCTCTGGAAGCTATTTGTTTTAAGAGAATATATTTATCGAGTTAGCAGAACACCTTCTAAAAACCTTTCGCGCTTCGAAATGACCATGACTACGCCGAGAAATATTTTTCTCAATGTGGTGTACAAGACAGAAAATATTGGATTAAGTAGTaaccaaaagcaaaaacaaaagcaagatCATCAAAAGCTGGACCAGGAGCAGAAACGGGAGCAGAAACAACAGCAGAAGcaaaagcagaagcagaaattgtttttgtcgCTGCTGCATGGTGAAAGTGTAATACACAGATCCGAAGACGCAATTTCCACTAGGAGCATAGAGCACGATTCCCACCAGACTCTTGTGCTTCCAAATATGGAAAGGATAGTTGCTTCACTTCAGACAGTGGAGACAAATGTATTTGGTGAGATGGAGTCTAGTAAGGGAATTGTTGCTAAACCATCATGGATCAATAACCCGTGTGTTTTGCATAAAGTCTTTCACGTTGATGAGAATGGTAGGGTAACTATGTGTCATATTCAGCATACATATGAGGGAAACAACCCATTTATTTGGAATTTCTTACAAACGTTGCCCATTTCGCCTACATTGGATAATTTTGCTGAGTTTGGAAAAGTGATTAATTCAAGGCTGAAAACGAATGTGGACGATATTGATGTTCCAGAGATATTTAGCCTCAATGTACGTCGAGCCAGCGAGAATATAGATGCATTCACTTGTTTGGCGATTGCGCCAGGTAATGAGTTTTTTGTCACTGGGACGGAGAATGGGAGAATTGCTATTTGGGACATTTCGCAATTGCATGATCTTGCACGCGCCAAAAACCCTAGTCAACAACTAGATTTGACTTCGAGAATAACGTCGGTGACGTTTTTGCATAATCGATTTTGCTTCGTAGTGACAACAAGAGATGGCACAATTCGCATATTACGAATTGAAGCTAACAGAAACAAGGCAAAGAAGATTATTAAGTTTATGAAACCAACTTTGATACGAGAAGTTCAAGTCGACACATTTATATCTCATACGAAGGTGATTGGCCAAACTTTGTACGCGATTGATTACCAACTGAAGATTAATATTTACGATATGATTACAATGGAGAAAGAATCGCATCTGTTGCAAAATCCATTAGCGTATGGAACTGTGACTTCTTTCATATCTGgagaagcagaaaaaagCTGGATACTTTTGGGAACGAATAAAGGCTATTTGTCACTATGGGATTTGCGATTCAAGTTACTTTTGAAATCATGGAGGGTTGAGATTAATGATAAAGGTGACGGTAAAATCAGCGTTGATAACATTGTTCTGTTGAATATAGCTAGAAAGAGTAGGACCAACCAAAGTACTGCTGGAGGTACTGCAGGTCATTCAAGATACCCCAATAGCAACTCAATCACAATTGTGGTTAAAAGTCTGCCAGATGATATTGAAACAACGTGGGAGATACCTTCCTTAGATTGCCAAAGTGTTACAAAAAAGGGTAAGAGTGTGCAGTATAGATGTCGTTTAGTGGAAATCAGCTCTGAAGTTACATTGGACGAAATTGCCTTGATGCTAGATGATTTGAAATTAAACCTCAAATAG
- the FCA1 gene encoding Cytosine deaminase has product MVSETTSTTNSSFDDKKGMAIALEQAQISYNEGGIPIGGCLIHKDGRVLGRGYNKRVQNGSPILHGEMSVLENAGRLPHSIYKDCTMYTTLSPCNMCTGAILLYGIKRVVMGENDTFVGGEELLKQNGVELVNLQDEGCKEILTKFIQEKPECWNEDIGV; this is encoded by the coding sequence ATGGTCAGCGAAACTACAAGTACCACCAACTCAAGCTTTGATGACAAAAAGGGTATGGCAATTGCTTTAGAGCAAGCTCAAATCTCCTACAATGAAGGTGGAATCCCCATCGGTGGTTGTCTCATCCACAAGGATGGACGCGTTCTTGGACGTGGCTACAACAAACGTGTGCAAAATGGTTCGCCAATTTTGCATGGTGAAATGTcagttttggaaaatgcAGGTCGATTACCACATAGTATATACAAGGATTGCACAATGTACACCACATTATCGCCATGCAATATGTGTACAGGTGCAATTTTGCTTTACGGGATCAAAAGAGTTGTTATGGGAGAAAATGACACATTTGTTGGTGGCGAAGAATTGTTGAAACAAAACGGAGTAGAGTTGGTGAATTTGCAAGATGAAGGTTGTAAAGAAATCTTGACTAAATTTATTCAAGAGAAACCAGAATGTTGGAATGAGGATATTGGTGTATAG